A window of Hevea brasiliensis isolate MT/VB/25A 57/8 chromosome 14, ASM3005281v1, whole genome shotgun sequence contains these coding sequences:
- the LOC110639864 gene encoding probable E3 ubiquitin ligase SUD1 isoform X1, with amino-acid sequence MEIGFAAAPPPPNHGYSKDKDIIRPSSPSSSSSSSTAWKRYLNEKEESNGASSSSAAGSRYEDDEEEEDVCRICRNPGDAENPLRYPCACSGSIKFVHQDCLLQWLNHSNARQCEVCKHAFSFSPVYAENAPARLPFQEFIVGMAMKTCHVLQFFLRLSFVLSVWLLIIPFITFWIWRLAFVRSFGEAQRLFLSHISTTVILTDCLHGFLLSASIVFIFLGATSLRDYFRHLRELGGQDAEREDEGDRNGARAARRPPGQAIRNFAGEANAEDAGGGQGIAGAGQIIRRNAENVAARWEMQAARLEAHVEQMFDGLDDADGAEDVPFDELVGMQGPVFHLVENAFTVLASNMIFLGVVIFVPFSLGRIILHYVSWLFSSASGPLLSTVMPLTDTDLSVVNFTMKSALTAVTNLTSEVQEGGLLGQVADMMKVNATGLNEVSKNISTPLSADLLKGANIGTSRLSDVTTLAIGYMFIFSLVFFYLGIVALIRYTKGEPLTMGRFYGIASIAETIPSLFRQFLAAMRHLMTMIKVAFLLVIELGVFPLMCGWWLDICTIRMFGKSMAQRVQFFSISPLASSLVHWVVGIVYMLQISIFVSLLRGVLRQGVLYFLRDPADPNYNPFRDLIDDPVHKHARRVLLSVAVYGSLIVMLVFLPVKLAMQMAPSIFPLDISVSDPFTEIPADMLLFQICIPFAIEHFKLRTTIKTLLRYWFTAVGWALGLTDFLLPRPEENGGQENVNAEPGRQDRLPAVQPGAQDRALVALAAADDSNRGLLAGGSSNAAEYDSDEQSDSDRYSFVLRIVLLLVVAWMTLLIFNSALIVVPISLGRALFNAIPFLPITHGIKCNDLYAFIIGSYVIWTALAGARYSIEHIRTKKVTDLLTQIWKWCGIVLKSSALLSIWIFVIPVLIGLLFELLVIVPMRVPVDESPVFLLYQDWALGLIFLKIWTRLVMLDHMMPLVDESWRVKFERVREDGFSRLQGLWVLREIVFPIIMKLLTALCVPYVLARGLFPVLGYPLVVNSAVYRFAWLGCLCLSALCFCAKRFHVWFTNLHNSIRDDRYLIGRRLHNYGEVIEERQSEAGVTSELQNSNLVGAGLIQNNQEADVGMRLRRVYQQEA; translated from the exons ATGGAGATCGGCTTCGCGGCGGCGCCACCGCCACCGAATCACGGATATTCTAAGGACAAGGACATTATAAGGCCGTCGTCTCCATCCTCGTCTTCCTCGAGCTCTACAGCGTGGAAGCGCTATTTGAATGAAAAGGAGGAGAGTAATGGAGCTTCGTCGTCGTCGGCAGCGGGGTCGAGGTACGAGGacgatgaggaggaggaggatgtATGCCGGATCTGTAGGAACCCGGGAGATGCGGAGAATCCTTTACGTTATCCGTGCGCGTGTAGCGGAAGTATCAAGTTTGTGCACCAGGACTGCCTCCTGCAGTGGCTTAATCACAGCAACGCTCGCCAATGCGAG gtttgcaagCATGCGTTCTCGTTCTCTCCTGTTTATGCTGAGAATGCCCCAGCAAGGCTTCCTTTTCAGGAGTTTATAGTTGGAATGGCAATGAAGACTTGTCATGTTTTGCAATTCTTTTTGCGCCTTAGTTTTGTACTTTCTGTTTGGCTCCTCATTATACCCTTCATAACATTCTGGATATGGCGTTTGGCTTTTgtgaggagttttggtgaagcccAGAGATTATTTTTAAGTCATATCTCTACTACAGTTATTCTTACTGATTGTCTGCATGGCTTCCTACTTTCTGCCAGCattgttttcatttttcttgGGGCCACTTCATTAAGAGATTACTTTAGGCATTTAAGGGAGCTTGGAGGTCAGGATGCTGAGAGAGAAGATGAAGGTGACAGAAATGGTGCCCGTGCTGCAAGACGGCCGCCAGGACAGGCTATTAGAAATTTTGCTGGTGAGGCAAATGCTGAAGATGCTGGTGGAGGACAAGGAATTGCGGGGGCTGGTCAAATAATAAGAAGGAATGCAGAAAATGTTGCTGCTCGGTGGGAGATGCAGGCAGCTCGTCTTGAGGCTCATGTTGAACAAATGTTTGATGGCTTAGATGATGCTGATGGTGCAGAGGATGTACCCTTCGATGAGCTTGTTGGTATGCAGGGTCCTGTATTCCATTTAGTTGAAAATGCATTCACT GTTCTGGCTAGCAATATGATATTCCTTGGTGTTGTTATCTTTGTGCCCTTTTCATTGGGACGGATTATACTCCATTATGTATCGTGGCTTTTCTCTTCGGCGAGTGGTCCTTTATTATCAACAGTTATGCCACTCACAGATACTGACCTCTCCGTAGTAAATTTTACAATGAAGAGTGCATTAACTGCTGTTACAAATTTGACATCTGAAGTTCAAGAAGGTGGACTTCTTGGTCAGGTTGCtgatatgatgaaagtaaatgcTACTGGACTAAATGAAGTCTCAAAGAACATAAGCACTCCACTGTCAGCAGATCTCTTAAAAGGGGCAAATATTGGCACATCACGGCTTTCTGATGTTACAACTCTTGCTATTGGATACATGTTTATATTCTCTCTGGTCTTCTTCTACCTGGGTATTGTTGCTTTGATTCGATACACAAAGGGTGAGCCTTTGACTATGGGGAGATTTTATGGTATTGCTTCTATAGCAGAAACAATTCCATCTCTTTTCAggcagttcttggcagcaatgaGGCATTTAATGACTATGATTAAGGTTGCCTTCCTTCTGGTTATAGAACTTGGTGTATTTCCTTTGATGTGTGGATGGTGGCTGGATATTTGTACTATAAGGATGTTTGGGAAGTCTATGGCTCAAAGAGTTCAATTCTTCTCCATTTCTCCTTTAGCTAGCTCATTGGTTCATTGGGTTGTAGGAATTGTGTACATGCTACAAATAAGCATCTTTGTCAGTCTTCTTCGAGGG GTTTTACGTCAAGGAGTTCTGTATTTTCTTCGAGATCCAGCTgatccaaactataatccattcCGTGATTTAATTGATGATCCTGTGCACAAGCATGCTCGCAGGGTTTTGTTGTCTGTTGCTGTTTATGGAAGTTTAATTGTGATGCTGGTATTTTTACCTGTCAAACTTGCAATGCAGATGGCACCCTCCATTTTCCCTCTGGACATATC GGTGTCTGATCCATTTACTGAAATACCAGCTGACATGCTTCTTTTCCAAATCTGCATTCCATTTGCCATTGAGCATTTTAAGTTGCGGACCACAATCAAAACCCTTCTTCGCTATTGGTTTACAGCAGTTGGCTGGGCACTTGGTTTAACTGATTTTTTACTGCCCAGACCTGAGGAAAATGGTGGCCAGGAGAATGTAAATGCGGAGCCAGGGAGGCAGGATAGACTTCCAGCAGTACAACCAGGTGCACAGGATCGAGCTTTGGTGGCACTTGCAGCTGCTGATGATTCAAACAGAGGTCTTCTTGCTGGAGGAAGCTCTAATGCTGCTGAGTATGATAGTGATGAACAATCTGATTCAGA CAGGTACAGTTTTGTTCTTCGCATTGTCCTCTTGCTGGTTGTAGCTTGGATGACTCTACTTATCTTCAACTCTGCCTTGATAGTTGTACCAATATCACTTGGGCGTGCCCTTTTCAATGCCATCCCTTTTCTCCCAATAACTCATGGCATCAAGTGCAATG ATCTTTATGCATTCATAATTGGAAGTTATGTCATTTGGACTGCATTAGCTGGAGCCAGATATTCCATTGAGCATATTAGAACAAAAAAGGTGACTGATTTGCTTACCCAAATCTGGAAGTGGTGTGGCATTGTTCTCAAGAGCTCTGCTTTATTGTCAATATGG ATTTTTGTCATTCCAGTATTGATTGGGCTTCTCTTTGAGCTTCTGGTCATTGTGCCTATGCGGGTGCCTGTGGACGAAAGCCCAGTGTTCCTTCTGTATCAGGACTGGGCATTGGGACTTATCTTTCTTAAGATCTGGACCAGGCTG GTTATGTTGGACCATATGATGCCACTTGTGGATGAAAGTTGGCGAGTAAAATTTGAAAGGGTGAGAGAAGATGGTTTCTCAAGGCTACAAGGCCTTTGGGTTCTACGAGAGATTGTGTTCCCTATAATAATGAAATTGCTAACGGCCCTGTGTGTGCCTTATGTCTTGGCAAGAGGATTGTTTCCTGTGCTTGGATACCCATTAGTAGTAAACTCTGCCGTGTACCGGTTTGCATGGTTAGGATGTCTCTGCTTGAGTGCATTGTGCTTTTGCGCTAAAAGATTCCATGTTTGGTTCACCAACCTTCACAACTCCATACGTGACGATCGCTATCTCATCGGTCGTAGGCTTCATAATTATGGAGAAGTTATAGAAGAGAGGCAAAGTGAGGCAGGGGTTACCTCTGAATTGCAAAATTCTAATTTGGTAGGCGCTGGTTTGATTCAAAACAATCAAGAAGCTGATGTAGGGATGAGGCTAAGGCGAGTTTATCAACAAGAAGCATAA
- the LOC110639864 gene encoding probable E3 ubiquitin ligase SUD1 isoform X2, giving the protein MEIGFAAAPPPPNHGYSKDKDIIRPSSPSSSSSSSTAWKRYLNEKEESNGASSSSAAGSRYEDDEEEEDVCRICRNPGDAENPLRYPCACSGSIKFVHQDCLLQWLNHSNARQCEVCKHAFSFSPVYAENAPARLPFQEFIVGMAMKTCHVLQFFLRLSFVLSVWLLIIPFITFWIWRLAFVRSFGEAQRLFLSHISTTVILTDCLHGFLLSASIVFIFLGATSLRDYFRHLRELGGQDAEREDEGDRNGARAARRPPGQAIRNFAGEANAEDAGGGQGIAGAGQIIRRNAENVAARWEMQAARLEAHVEQMFDGLDDADGAEDVPFDELVGMQGPVFHLVENAFTVLASNMIFLGVVIFVPFSLGRIILHYVSWLFSSASGPLLSTVMPLTDTDLSVVNFTMKSALTAVTNLTSEVQEGGLLGQVADMMKVNATGLNEVSKNISTPLSADLLKGANIGTSRLSDVTTLAIGYMFIFSLVFFYLGIVALIRYTKGEPLTMGRFYGIASIAETIPSLFRQFLAAMRHLMTMIKVAFLLVIELGVFPLMCGWWLDICTIRMFGKSMAQRVQFFSISPLASSLVHWVVGIVYMLQISIFVSLLRGVLRQGVLYFLRDPADPNYNPFRDLIDDPVHKHARRVLLSVAVYGSLIVMLVFLPVKLAMQMAPSIFPLDISVSDPFTEIPADMLLFQICIPFAIEHFKLRTTIKTLLRYWFTAVGWALGLTDFLLPRPEENGGQENVNAEPGRQDRLPAVQPGAQDRALVALAAADDSNRGLLAGGSSNAAEYDSDEQSDSEYSFVLRIVLLLVVAWMTLLIFNSALIVVPISLGRALFNAIPFLPITHGIKCNDLYAFIIGSYVIWTALAGARYSIEHIRTKKVTDLLTQIWKWCGIVLKSSALLSIWIFVIPVLIGLLFELLVIVPMRVPVDESPVFLLYQDWALGLIFLKIWTRLVMLDHMMPLVDESWRVKFERVREDGFSRLQGLWVLREIVFPIIMKLLTALCVPYVLARGLFPVLGYPLVVNSAVYRFAWLGCLCLSALCFCAKRFHVWFTNLHNSIRDDRYLIGRRLHNYGEVIEERQSEAGVTSELQNSNLVGAGLIQNNQEADVGMRLRRVYQQEA; this is encoded by the exons ATGGAGATCGGCTTCGCGGCGGCGCCACCGCCACCGAATCACGGATATTCTAAGGACAAGGACATTATAAGGCCGTCGTCTCCATCCTCGTCTTCCTCGAGCTCTACAGCGTGGAAGCGCTATTTGAATGAAAAGGAGGAGAGTAATGGAGCTTCGTCGTCGTCGGCAGCGGGGTCGAGGTACGAGGacgatgaggaggaggaggatgtATGCCGGATCTGTAGGAACCCGGGAGATGCGGAGAATCCTTTACGTTATCCGTGCGCGTGTAGCGGAAGTATCAAGTTTGTGCACCAGGACTGCCTCCTGCAGTGGCTTAATCACAGCAACGCTCGCCAATGCGAG gtttgcaagCATGCGTTCTCGTTCTCTCCTGTTTATGCTGAGAATGCCCCAGCAAGGCTTCCTTTTCAGGAGTTTATAGTTGGAATGGCAATGAAGACTTGTCATGTTTTGCAATTCTTTTTGCGCCTTAGTTTTGTACTTTCTGTTTGGCTCCTCATTATACCCTTCATAACATTCTGGATATGGCGTTTGGCTTTTgtgaggagttttggtgaagcccAGAGATTATTTTTAAGTCATATCTCTACTACAGTTATTCTTACTGATTGTCTGCATGGCTTCCTACTTTCTGCCAGCattgttttcatttttcttgGGGCCACTTCATTAAGAGATTACTTTAGGCATTTAAGGGAGCTTGGAGGTCAGGATGCTGAGAGAGAAGATGAAGGTGACAGAAATGGTGCCCGTGCTGCAAGACGGCCGCCAGGACAGGCTATTAGAAATTTTGCTGGTGAGGCAAATGCTGAAGATGCTGGTGGAGGACAAGGAATTGCGGGGGCTGGTCAAATAATAAGAAGGAATGCAGAAAATGTTGCTGCTCGGTGGGAGATGCAGGCAGCTCGTCTTGAGGCTCATGTTGAACAAATGTTTGATGGCTTAGATGATGCTGATGGTGCAGAGGATGTACCCTTCGATGAGCTTGTTGGTATGCAGGGTCCTGTATTCCATTTAGTTGAAAATGCATTCACT GTTCTGGCTAGCAATATGATATTCCTTGGTGTTGTTATCTTTGTGCCCTTTTCATTGGGACGGATTATACTCCATTATGTATCGTGGCTTTTCTCTTCGGCGAGTGGTCCTTTATTATCAACAGTTATGCCACTCACAGATACTGACCTCTCCGTAGTAAATTTTACAATGAAGAGTGCATTAACTGCTGTTACAAATTTGACATCTGAAGTTCAAGAAGGTGGACTTCTTGGTCAGGTTGCtgatatgatgaaagtaaatgcTACTGGACTAAATGAAGTCTCAAAGAACATAAGCACTCCACTGTCAGCAGATCTCTTAAAAGGGGCAAATATTGGCACATCACGGCTTTCTGATGTTACAACTCTTGCTATTGGATACATGTTTATATTCTCTCTGGTCTTCTTCTACCTGGGTATTGTTGCTTTGATTCGATACACAAAGGGTGAGCCTTTGACTATGGGGAGATTTTATGGTATTGCTTCTATAGCAGAAACAATTCCATCTCTTTTCAggcagttcttggcagcaatgaGGCATTTAATGACTATGATTAAGGTTGCCTTCCTTCTGGTTATAGAACTTGGTGTATTTCCTTTGATGTGTGGATGGTGGCTGGATATTTGTACTATAAGGATGTTTGGGAAGTCTATGGCTCAAAGAGTTCAATTCTTCTCCATTTCTCCTTTAGCTAGCTCATTGGTTCATTGGGTTGTAGGAATTGTGTACATGCTACAAATAAGCATCTTTGTCAGTCTTCTTCGAGGG GTTTTACGTCAAGGAGTTCTGTATTTTCTTCGAGATCCAGCTgatccaaactataatccattcCGTGATTTAATTGATGATCCTGTGCACAAGCATGCTCGCAGGGTTTTGTTGTCTGTTGCTGTTTATGGAAGTTTAATTGTGATGCTGGTATTTTTACCTGTCAAACTTGCAATGCAGATGGCACCCTCCATTTTCCCTCTGGACATATC GGTGTCTGATCCATTTACTGAAATACCAGCTGACATGCTTCTTTTCCAAATCTGCATTCCATTTGCCATTGAGCATTTTAAGTTGCGGACCACAATCAAAACCCTTCTTCGCTATTGGTTTACAGCAGTTGGCTGGGCACTTGGTTTAACTGATTTTTTACTGCCCAGACCTGAGGAAAATGGTGGCCAGGAGAATGTAAATGCGGAGCCAGGGAGGCAGGATAGACTTCCAGCAGTACAACCAGGTGCACAGGATCGAGCTTTGGTGGCACTTGCAGCTGCTGATGATTCAAACAGAGGTCTTCTTGCTGGAGGAAGCTCTAATGCTGCTGAGTATGATAGTGATGAACAATCTGATTCAGA GTACAGTTTTGTTCTTCGCATTGTCCTCTTGCTGGTTGTAGCTTGGATGACTCTACTTATCTTCAACTCTGCCTTGATAGTTGTACCAATATCACTTGGGCGTGCCCTTTTCAATGCCATCCCTTTTCTCCCAATAACTCATGGCATCAAGTGCAATG ATCTTTATGCATTCATAATTGGAAGTTATGTCATTTGGACTGCATTAGCTGGAGCCAGATATTCCATTGAGCATATTAGAACAAAAAAGGTGACTGATTTGCTTACCCAAATCTGGAAGTGGTGTGGCATTGTTCTCAAGAGCTCTGCTTTATTGTCAATATGG ATTTTTGTCATTCCAGTATTGATTGGGCTTCTCTTTGAGCTTCTGGTCATTGTGCCTATGCGGGTGCCTGTGGACGAAAGCCCAGTGTTCCTTCTGTATCAGGACTGGGCATTGGGACTTATCTTTCTTAAGATCTGGACCAGGCTG GTTATGTTGGACCATATGATGCCACTTGTGGATGAAAGTTGGCGAGTAAAATTTGAAAGGGTGAGAGAAGATGGTTTCTCAAGGCTACAAGGCCTTTGGGTTCTACGAGAGATTGTGTTCCCTATAATAATGAAATTGCTAACGGCCCTGTGTGTGCCTTATGTCTTGGCAAGAGGATTGTTTCCTGTGCTTGGATACCCATTAGTAGTAAACTCTGCCGTGTACCGGTTTGCATGGTTAGGATGTCTCTGCTTGAGTGCATTGTGCTTTTGCGCTAAAAGATTCCATGTTTGGTTCACCAACCTTCACAACTCCATACGTGACGATCGCTATCTCATCGGTCGTAGGCTTCATAATTATGGAGAAGTTATAGAAGAGAGGCAAAGTGAGGCAGGGGTTACCTCTGAATTGCAAAATTCTAATTTGGTAGGCGCTGGTTTGATTCAAAACAATCAAGAAGCTGATGTAGGGATGAGGCTAAGGCGAGTTTATCAACAAGAAGCATAA